One window of the Natrinema sp. CBA1119 genome contains the following:
- a CDS encoding metal ABC transporter ATP-binding protein translates to MTVVDLENVTFAYGAQPAVKDVSLRVEEGDFLGLIGPNGSGKTTLLHLMLGLRSPDSGSIELFDEPVDDFDDGERIGYVSQQATNRGGSMPVTVREVVTMGRFAHAGHSRLTDEDHATVDEALETVAIANLADRQVNQLSGGQRQRAYIARALASEADLLALDEPTVGVDAESRDAFYQLLESLNESGIAIILIEHDIGVVTDRASRIACINTELYHHGDTESFVESDALTEAYGATGQVVHHHH, encoded by the coding sequence GTGACCGTCGTCGACCTCGAGAACGTGACGTTCGCCTACGGCGCGCAGCCGGCGGTGAAGGACGTCTCGTTACGGGTCGAAGAGGGCGATTTCCTCGGGCTGATCGGCCCCAACGGTTCGGGGAAGACCACGCTCCTCCACCTCATGCTCGGACTTCGCAGTCCCGATAGCGGCTCGATCGAACTGTTCGACGAACCCGTCGACGACTTCGACGACGGCGAACGGATCGGCTACGTCTCCCAGCAGGCGACCAACCGCGGCGGCTCGATGCCGGTCACCGTCCGCGAAGTCGTCACGATGGGACGGTTCGCCCACGCGGGCCATAGCCGACTGACCGACGAGGATCACGCGACCGTCGACGAGGCCCTCGAGACGGTCGCAATTGCCAACCTCGCGGACCGGCAAGTCAACCAGCTCTCCGGCGGTCAGCGCCAGCGGGCCTACATCGCACGCGCGCTGGCCTCCGAGGCCGACCTGCTGGCGCTCGACGAACCGACCGTCGGCGTCGACGCCGAATCCCGCGACGCGTTCTACCAGTTGCTCGAGTCGCTCAACGAGTCGGGAATCGCGATCATCCTGATCGAACACGACATCGGCGTCGTCACGGACCGGGCGAGCCGGATCGCCTGCATCAATACAGAACTGTACCACCACGGCGACACTGAATCGTTCGTCGAGAGCGACGCGCTGACCGAGGCCTACGGCGCGACGGGACAGGTCGTCCACCACCACCACTGA
- a CDS encoding metal ABC transporter permease, with the protein MTKHNSLRRRLEHVGIGLTAILAVAMVGLLAIDALRGVPVVGELYDQARIAGWWADYYLGTNVFYHPFMWRSIATGILIGVVAPLVGTYLVHREMALIGETLAHTAFAGVAVGLLVSATTGWDGSLMLVALVVGILGALGVQWLAERTNTYGDVPIAIMLTGSFAVGTLIISYGRGMTGFNVEGYLFGNISVVTPSGARLMAVISVVVVIVTVATYKQLLFITFDEQAARVARLNVTWYNTLLIVMTAVVVVGAMQILGVILVAAMLVVPVAAATQVAHSFRETLYCSILFGQVAVIGGFVFSISQGLPTGGSIVVVAIACYLLAIFASSRSTAAISTR; encoded by the coding sequence ATGACGAAGCACAACTCTCTCCGTCGTCGGCTCGAGCACGTCGGAATTGGCCTCACCGCAATCCTCGCAGTCGCGATGGTTGGCCTCCTCGCTATCGACGCGTTGCGCGGGGTTCCCGTTGTTGGCGAACTGTACGATCAGGCCAGAATTGCGGGCTGGTGGGCGGATTACTACCTCGGGACGAACGTCTTCTACCATCCGTTCATGTGGCGTTCGATCGCGACGGGGATCCTCATCGGGGTCGTCGCGCCGCTGGTCGGCACCTATCTCGTCCATCGGGAGATGGCGCTGATCGGCGAGACGCTGGCACACACGGCCTTCGCCGGGGTCGCGGTCGGCCTCCTCGTGAGCGCGACGACGGGCTGGGACGGTTCGCTGATGCTCGTCGCGCTGGTCGTGGGGATTCTGGGCGCGCTCGGGGTCCAGTGGCTAGCTGAGCGGACCAACACCTACGGCGACGTGCCGATCGCGATCATGTTGACCGGCAGCTTCGCCGTCGGCACACTGATTATCAGCTACGGCCGCGGGATGACCGGATTCAACGTCGAGGGCTACCTCTTCGGGAACATCTCGGTCGTCACTCCCTCGGGTGCGCGGTTGATGGCCGTCATCAGTGTGGTCGTCGTGATCGTCACCGTCGCGACCTACAAGCAGCTCCTGTTCATCACCTTCGACGAACAGGCCGCCCGCGTCGCGCGGCTCAACGTGACGTGGTACAACACCCTGCTGATCGTGATGACGGCCGTCGTCGTCGTCGGCGCGATGCAGATCCTCGGCGTGATCCTCGTCGCCGCGATGCTCGTCGTCCCCGTCGCCGCGGCCACGCAGGTCGCCCACAGCTTTCGCGAGACGCTCTACTGTTCGATCCTCTTCGGACAGGTGGCCGTCATCGGCGGCTTCGTCTTCTCGATTTCCCAGGGACTGCCCACCGGCGGCTCGATCGTCGTCGTCGCCATCGCCTGCTACCTGCTCGCGATTTTCGCCTCGAGCCGGTCGACGGCAGCCATTTCGACTCGCTAA
- a CDS encoding metalloprotease, producing the protein MSYRTERDPDPELTFSDTELRDLAVAWLTLSAAFALLFEPIHRGGNVALFGEMVVLSLVTVGTGFLLHELAHKVVAIEHGQVAEFRADYQMLFLAIMGALVGFLFAAPGAVYHRGQITERENGLIALAGPVTNLLLALLFLPLMILPGMLGVIGQMGIWINLFLAAFNMIPFGPLDGKSVLKWHKGVFALVFVPSALLAGYVVFFVGLF; encoded by the coding sequence ATGAGCTATCGAACCGAGCGGGACCCCGATCCCGAACTGACGTTCAGCGATACGGAACTGCGGGATCTCGCCGTCGCCTGGCTCACGCTCAGCGCCGCGTTCGCGCTCCTGTTCGAGCCGATCCACCGCGGCGGAAACGTCGCGCTATTCGGAGAGATGGTCGTGTTGAGCCTCGTCACCGTCGGCACGGGGTTCTTGCTCCACGAACTCGCACACAAAGTCGTCGCGATCGAACACGGCCAGGTCGCCGAGTTTCGAGCCGATTATCAGATGCTCTTTCTGGCGATTATGGGCGCGCTCGTCGGCTTCCTCTTCGCCGCACCGGGGGCCGTCTACCATCGCGGTCAGATCACCGAACGGGAGAACGGACTGATCGCGCTCGCGGGACCGGTCACGAATCTCCTGCTCGCGCTCCTCTTCCTTCCGTTGATGATCCTCCCCGGAATGCTGGGCGTGATCGGTCAGATGGGGATCTGGATCAACCTCTTCCTGGCCGCGTTCAACATGATTCCCTTCGGGCCGTTGGACGGGAAGTCCGTCCTCAAGTGGCACAAGGGCGTCTTCGCGCTGGTGTTCGTTCCGAGCGCGTTGTTGGCCGGTTACGTCGTCTTCTTCGTCGGGCTCTTCTGA
- a CDS encoding YhjD/YihY/BrkB family envelope integrity protein — protein sequence MGINVRSAVPFGKSVVAGIQEKNVTFMAAGIAYQAFISLIPLLVLVFFLVSFVGDEALAQQVSSTTEGFLPESGQIILEDGIEGDTGSVGTSIIGLVALVWGSLKIFRGLDTAFSEIYASTEENSLVDQLQDGAVVFGTIGVALVAAAMTTIAFAFFPNIPFLGVLNPLLLVVGLTIAFLPMYYFFPDVDVSAREVLPGVIVAAVGWAALQALFQIYVAISSSSESAGPIGAILLLLTWLYFGGLILLVGGVVNATRSGHIEIDSDETAAGDGSLETIPEDADRDPFVNSTRYERDRLEARLTELRRERDQLRNDRDAQRTRRYRLEDRVDALEARIDRLEADKGELEDENERLRRELAASQGSSWRRRARGVLRRVRTLTVGSVESRNE from the coding sequence ATGGGTATCAACGTCCGCAGCGCGGTTCCCTTCGGAAAGTCGGTTGTCGCGGGGATCCAGGAGAAGAACGTGACGTTCATGGCCGCAGGAATCGCCTATCAGGCGTTTATCTCACTGATTCCGCTGCTCGTCCTCGTCTTCTTTCTCGTCTCGTTCGTCGGCGACGAGGCGCTCGCCCAGCAGGTCTCTTCGACGACCGAAGGATTCCTCCCCGAGAGTGGGCAGATCATCCTCGAGGACGGGATCGAAGGCGATACCGGCAGCGTCGGCACGTCGATCATCGGGCTCGTCGCACTCGTCTGGGGATCATTGAAGATCTTTCGGGGATTGGACACCGCTTTCTCGGAGATATACGCGTCGACCGAGGAGAACTCACTCGTCGATCAACTCCAAGACGGTGCCGTCGTCTTCGGGACGATCGGCGTCGCGCTGGTCGCCGCAGCGATGACCACCATTGCGTTCGCGTTCTTCCCGAACATTCCCTTCCTCGGAGTGTTGAACCCGCTGTTGCTCGTGGTCGGGCTGACGATCGCATTTCTCCCGATGTACTACTTCTTCCCCGATGTCGATGTCTCGGCCCGGGAGGTACTCCCGGGCGTTATCGTCGCCGCCGTCGGCTGGGCAGCGCTTCAGGCGCTCTTCCAGATCTACGTCGCCATCTCGAGTAGCTCCGAGTCGGCCGGCCCGATCGGGGCGATCCTCCTCTTACTGACGTGGCTCTACTTCGGCGGCCTGATACTGCTCGTGGGCGGCGTCGTCAACGCGACACGGTCGGGGCACATCGAGATCGACTCCGACGAGACGGCCGCCGGAGACGGATCGCTCGAGACGATTCCCGAAGATGCGGACCGCGATCCCTTCGTCAATTCGACCCGGTACGAACGCGACCGTCTCGAGGCCCGACTGACCGAACTCCGGCGGGAGCGCGATCAGTTGCGAAACGACCGGGACGCCCAGCGAACCCGTCGGTACCGACTCGAGGATCGCGTCGACGCCCTCGAGGCCCGGATTGATCGCCTCGAGGCGGACAAGGGGGAGCTCGAGGACGAAAACGAGCGGCTTCGGCGCGAACTGGCGGCCAGTCAGGGGTCGTCGTGGCGACGGCGGGCACGCGGCGTCTTGCGGCGGGTCCGGACGCTAACCGTTGGGTCCGTCGAGAGTCGAAACGAGTAG
- a CDS encoding macro domain-containing protein, which produces MEYDVVQGDIAGQSADALVNAAGTSLRMGSGVAGALRRGAGNEINEAAMEQGPVDLGAVAVTDAYDLEAEYVIHAAAMPHYDDGEATASSIREATHNALENADELDCQSLVIPALGCGVAGFDLADGAAIIGEEIAAYEPDSLEDVRFIAYSDEEVETVRKATGETV; this is translated from the coding sequence ATGGAGTACGACGTCGTTCAGGGCGATATCGCCGGACAATCCGCCGACGCGCTCGTCAACGCCGCCGGTACGAGCCTCCGGATGGGCTCCGGCGTCGCCGGCGCGCTCCGACGCGGTGCTGGCAACGAGATCAACGAAGCGGCGATGGAGCAGGGTCCCGTCGACCTCGGTGCGGTCGCGGTCACCGACGCCTACGATCTCGAGGCCGAGTACGTCATCCACGCCGCCGCAATGCCCCACTACGATGACGGCGAAGCGACCGCGTCGAGCATCCGGGAGGCCACGCACAACGCCCTCGAGAACGCCGACGAACTGGACTGTCAGTCGCTCGTGATCCCGGCGCTCGGCTGTGGTGTCGCCGGGTTCGATCTCGCCGACGGTGCCGCGATCATCGGCGAAGAAATCGCCGCGTACGAGCCCGATTCGCTCGAGGACGTGCGGTTCATCGCCTACAGCGACGAGGAGGTCGAGACGGTCAGGAAAGCGACGGGCGAAACCGTGTAG
- a CDS encoding carbohydrate kinase has translation MSSEVLVAGETLIDWVPEQAGPLEDVAGFERRPGGAPANVAVALARLERPPLFWTRVGADPFGRYLERVLENDGLPIRFVERDPGAKTTLAFVTHDETGERAFTFYRDGTADTRLEPGRIDDDTLADCEWVHAGGVTLSSGSSRAATLDLLERAAAAGCTVSFDPNLRPALWPNLETFASVVGDALAHVDVCLATAAELEALGFDGGSSTEHARAAIEDGSVHTVFVTRGDKGAVAVADDGAPWAANAVAHPGFDVETVDTTGAGDAFVAGAITALRNGRALADAVAFANAVAATATTGRGAMAALPTREAVRPLLEDRSD, from the coding sequence ATGTCTTCCGAGGTCCTCGTCGCCGGCGAAACGCTCATCGACTGGGTTCCCGAACAGGCCGGCCCGCTCGAGGACGTCGCCGGCTTCGAACGCCGCCCCGGCGGGGCCCCGGCGAACGTCGCCGTCGCGCTGGCCCGTCTCGAGCGCCCACCGCTGTTCTGGACTCGCGTCGGGGCGGATCCGTTCGGCCGGTACCTCGAGCGCGTCCTCGAGAACGATGGCCTCCCCATCCGGTTCGTCGAGCGCGATCCGGGCGCGAAGACGACGCTCGCGTTCGTCACCCACGACGAGACCGGCGAACGCGCGTTCACCTTCTACCGGGATGGAACCGCCGACACGCGCCTCGAGCCCGGTCGGATCGACGACGACACGCTGGCCGACTGCGAGTGGGTCCACGCCGGCGGCGTCACCCTCTCCAGCGGATCGTCGCGCGCGGCAACGCTGGACCTGCTCGAGCGAGCCGCGGCCGCGGGCTGTACGGTCTCGTTCGATCCGAATCTGCGGCCGGCGCTATGGCCGAACCTGGAGACGTTCGCGAGCGTGGTGGGCGACGCGCTCGCTCACGTCGACGTCTGTCTCGCGACGGCGGCGGAGCTCGAAGCGCTCGGTTTTGATGGTGGGTCATCGACCGAACACGCGCGGGCAGCGATCGAAGACGGATCGGTCCACACCGTCTTCGTGACTAGGGGTGACAAGGGTGCGGTCGCCGTCGCGGACGACGGCGCGCCGTGGGCCGCGAACGCAGTTGCTCACCCGGGGTTCGATGTCGAGACTGTCGATACGACGGGGGCCGGTGACGCGTTCGTCGCCGGAGCGATCACCGCCCTGCGGAACGGGCGAGCGCTCGCGGACGCGGTGGCGTTCGCGAACGCGGTCGCCGCGACAGCGACCACTGGCAGGGGAGCGATGGCGGCGTTACCGACGCGCGAAGCGGTGCGCCCGTTGCTTGAGGACAGGTCGGATTGA
- the dpsA gene encoding DNA starvation/stationary phase protection protein DpsA, which translates to MSTQKTVRQSADSVEENELRLEQEKSEQIVDALNTELANSYVLYHQLKKHHWVVEGAEFLPLHEFLEEAYEHVEEGADVIAERAQALGGVPVSGPSNQEDRATVEFEGEDVYDVRTMFENDLEMYGEIIESMRGSIELAENLGDPATAEILREILVTLEEDGHHFEHYLEDDTLVLEEATH; encoded by the coding sequence ATGAGTACTCAAAAGACCGTCCGCCAATCGGCAGACAGCGTCGAGGAGAACGAACTTCGCCTCGAGCAGGAAAAGTCCGAGCAGATCGTCGACGCGCTCAACACGGAGCTGGCCAACTCCTACGTCCTCTACCACCAACTGAAGAAACACCACTGGGTCGTCGAGGGCGCGGAGTTCCTGCCGCTCCACGAGTTCCTCGAGGAGGCCTACGAACACGTCGAGGAAGGTGCCGACGTGATCGCCGAGCGAGCGCAGGCGCTGGGCGGCGTCCCCGTCTCGGGTCCGTCGAACCAGGAGGATCGCGCCACCGTCGAGTTCGAGGGCGAGGACGTCTACGACGTCCGAACGATGTTCGAGAACGACCTCGAGATGTACGGCGAGATCATCGAGTCGATGCGCGGCAGCATCGAACTCGCCGAGAACCTGGGCGATCCCGCGACCGCCGAGATCCTCCGCGAGATCCTCGTCACGCTCGAGGAAGACGGCCACCACTTCGAGCACTACCTCGAGGACGACACGCTGGTGCTCGAGGAAGCGACTCACTGA
- a CDS encoding metal ABC transporter solute-binding protein, Zn/Mn family: MNPTRRALLKGGAGALAAGTVAGCLDDIDATNADLETGYAAFFTLWDWAEQVSGDAIEFENPVGAGQPGHGWSPSGDLTRNVADAGAFVYFDTPEFSWAQDIAATLESDYDTVAVIDGFEGLEGELLGWDHEVDIHAHDSEDDHGDETPDGHDHDQSSVDPHVWLDPVLAQDIVDTIASGLADADPDNAETYEENAATYTDDLAALDQRFEDLVDAADRQIAVFAGHDSFTYLQERYGFEIHTPTGVSPQEPSQSDISATTELVDEEGIETILYSPFEERDGQYPPLVNTILRDTDATDAMAITHLSGTLATWQDEGWGYLEQMEEINVPAFREALDAQ; the protein is encoded by the coding sequence ATGAACCCGACACGACGCGCGCTGCTCAAAGGGGGAGCCGGCGCGCTCGCGGCCGGCACCGTCGCCGGCTGTCTCGACGACATCGACGCGACGAACGCGGACCTCGAGACCGGCTACGCCGCCTTCTTCACCCTCTGGGACTGGGCCGAGCAGGTGAGCGGCGACGCGATCGAGTTCGAGAACCCGGTCGGAGCCGGCCAGCCCGGCCACGGCTGGTCGCCGAGCGGCGATCTCACTCGGAACGTCGCCGACGCTGGCGCGTTCGTCTACTTCGATACGCCGGAATTTTCGTGGGCCCAAGATATCGCGGCGACGCTCGAGTCCGACTACGATACCGTCGCCGTGATCGACGGGTTCGAGGGACTCGAGGGGGAACTGCTCGGCTGGGACCACGAGGTCGACATCCATGCTCACGACAGCGAGGACGACCACGGCGACGAGACCCCTGACGGCCACGATCACGACCAGTCGTCGGTGGATCCCCACGTTTGGCTCGACCCCGTGCTCGCGCAGGATATCGTCGATACCATCGCGTCGGGACTCGCCGATGCCGACCCGGACAACGCCGAGACCTACGAGGAAAACGCCGCCACGTACACGGACGACCTCGCAGCCCTCGACCAGCGATTCGAAGACCTTGTCGACGCAGCTGACCGTCAGATCGCCGTCTTTGCCGGCCATGACTCGTTTACCTATCTCCAGGAGCGATACGGGTTCGAAATCCACACGCCGACCGGCGTCAGCCCACAGGAACCGAGTCAGAGCGATATCTCGGCGACGACCGAACTGGTCGACGAGGAGGGAATCGAGACGATCCTCTACAGTCCCTTCGAAGAGCGCGACGGACAGTACCCGCCGCTCGTCAACACCATCCTTCGGGACACCGACGCGACCGACGCGATGGCGATCACGCACCTCTCGGGCACCCTCGCGACGTGGCAGGACGAAGGCTGGGGCTACCTCGAGCAGATGGAAGAAATAAACGTCCCCGCGTTCAGAGAGGCACTAGACGCACAGTGA
- the purM gene encoding phosphoribosylformylglycinamidine cyclo-ligase, with translation MTDTDDEETDVDRLTYAETGVDIDASEDATAALLEAFGSDLRTEYAGLLDIGDRYLALATDGVGTKLLVAEAIEDFSTIGIDCIAMNVNDLVAAGVEPVAFVDYLAIDEPDEELTNQIGEGLAVGLEQADLTMLGGETAVMPEVVKGFDLAGTCAGLADKDEIFAGEAEVGDALVGFPSNGIHSNGLTLAREATTREHEYTDEFPLDPERTIGEELLRPTRIYTDLLEPMREHGVRAAAHVTGGGWTNLLRMGEHEYVIEKPLPAQPVFEFVQEEGNVTDEEMHRTFNMGTGFVVALPGDRAEELIATTDGRRIGRVEDGDSVEIRGLSLT, from the coding sequence ATGACCGACACGGACGACGAGGAAACCGACGTGGACCGACTCACGTACGCCGAGACAGGCGTCGACATCGACGCGAGCGAGGACGCGACCGCGGCGCTGCTCGAGGCCTTCGGGAGCGACCTGCGGACCGAGTACGCCGGACTGCTCGATATCGGCGACCGGTATCTCGCGCTGGCGACCGACGGCGTGGGAACGAAACTGCTCGTCGCCGAGGCGATCGAGGACTTCTCGACGATCGGCATCGACTGCATCGCGATGAACGTCAACGACCTCGTCGCGGCGGGCGTCGAACCCGTCGCGTTCGTCGACTACCTCGCGATCGACGAGCCCGACGAGGAGCTCACGAACCAGATCGGCGAGGGGCTCGCGGTCGGCCTCGAGCAGGCCGATCTCACGATGCTCGGCGGGGAAACGGCGGTCATGCCGGAGGTCGTAAAGGGGTTCGATCTGGCGGGGACCTGCGCCGGCCTGGCCGACAAAGACGAAATCTTCGCGGGCGAGGCCGAGGTCGGCGACGCGCTGGTCGGCTTCCCCTCGAACGGGATCCACTCGAACGGGTTGACTCTCGCTCGCGAAGCGACGACCCGCGAGCACGAGTACACTGACGAGTTCCCGCTCGATCCGGAGCGGACGATCGGCGAGGAACTGTTGCGGCCGACCCGGATCTATACGGATCTGCTCGAGCCGATGCGCGAGCACGGGGTTCGCGCGGCGGCCCACGTCACGGGCGGCGGCTGGACGAACCTGCTTCGGATGGGCGAGCACGAGTACGTGATCGAGAAGCCGCTGCCCGCTCAGCCGGTCTTCGAGTTCGTCCAGGAGGAGGGCAACGTGACCGACGAGGAGATGCACCGGACGTTCAACATGGGCACCGGGTTCGTCGTCGCGCTTCCGGGCGATCGCGCCGAGGAGTTGATCGCGACGACCGACGGACGGCGCATCGGCCGCGTCGAGGACGGGGATTCGGTCGAGATTCGCGGGCTGTCGCTGACCTGA
- a CDS encoding aldehyde dehydrogenase, translating to MATRIAQRRERLYVDGEWLETENVLSVSDLAEGGTFAQIAAAGPTEARAALAAAHEIKPEMRETTVVERAEWCETIADRLREREEEIAEVIVREAGKPISSARGEVGQAAERFDRAAEEARNVVSTGEYREGSTAGHEGWQAIVKHEPIGAVLCITPYNYPLATTALQVAPAIAAGNSVLLKPASKTPISAAILADVITDVDGIPDGAFNFVPGQASEIGDVLAGDDRVNAIAMTGSSGAGKHVARESGMVNLHMELGGNAPAVVFDDADLTDVAGNCAKGSFKYAGQRCSAISRVLAHESIHDDLVDLIDGQMDAWQAGDLFGEDTAFGPLISEDQADWVETLVEDALEKGAELVRGGERRAPEGVPDELATQFFEPTLLANVPHDARIVDEEQFGPIAAITTFEDEAEALEIANGSDLALDAAVFTSDYKRAMRMAERIDAGAVRINGAPSHGLGDVPFGGNKDSGIGREGLDASIHAMMRERSIIL from the coding sequence ATGGCAACCAGAATCGCACAGCGGCGAGAGCGGCTCTACGTTGACGGCGAGTGGCTCGAGACCGAGAACGTACTGTCGGTTTCGGACCTCGCCGAGGGCGGAACTTTCGCGCAGATCGCCGCAGCAGGGCCGACGGAGGCCCGAGCCGCCCTCGCGGCGGCCCACGAGATCAAACCAGAGATGCGGGAGACCACGGTCGTCGAGCGCGCCGAGTGGTGTGAAACGATCGCTGACCGACTCCGTGAGCGCGAGGAAGAGATTGCGGAGGTTATCGTCCGCGAAGCTGGGAAACCGATTTCGTCGGCTCGCGGCGAGGTCGGACAGGCGGCCGAGCGCTTCGACCGAGCGGCAGAGGAGGCGCGCAACGTCGTCAGCACGGGCGAGTACCGCGAGGGCTCGACGGCGGGTCACGAGGGATGGCAAGCGATCGTCAAGCACGAGCCAATCGGTGCCGTCCTCTGTATCACGCCTTACAACTATCCCCTGGCGACGACGGCGTTACAGGTCGCGCCCGCGATCGCGGCCGGTAACAGCGTGCTGCTCAAGCCCGCCAGCAAGACCCCCATCTCCGCAGCGATCCTCGCCGACGTTATCACCGACGTCGACGGGATTCCAGACGGCGCGTTCAATTTCGTCCCCGGTCAGGCCAGCGAGATCGGCGACGTGCTCGCCGGCGACGACCGCGTCAACGCGATCGCCATGACCGGCTCCTCGGGCGCGGGCAAACACGTCGCCCGCGAGAGCGGCATGGTGAATCTGCACATGGAACTCGGCGGCAACGCTCCGGCGGTCGTCTTCGACGACGCCGACCTCACCGACGTCGCGGGCAACTGTGCCAAAGGATCCTTCAAGTACGCCGGCCAGCGCTGTTCGGCCATCTCGCGCGTGCTCGCCCACGAGTCGATCCACGACGATCTCGTCGACTTGATCGACGGCCAGATGGACGCCTGGCAGGCCGGCGACCTCTTCGGCGAGGACACCGCCTTCGGTCCGCTCATTAGCGAGGACCAAGCCGACTGGGTCGAAACGCTTGTCGAGGACGCCCTCGAGAAGGGAGCCGAACTCGTCCGCGGTGGCGAGCGACGCGCCCCCGAGGGCGTGCCGGACGAACTCGCCACCCAGTTCTTCGAACCGACGCTGCTCGCGAACGTCCCGCACGACGCCCGCATCGTCGACGAGGAGCAATTCGGCCCCATCGCCGCGATCACGACCTTCGAAGACGAGGCCGAGGCCCTCGAGATCGCGAACGGTTCGGATCTCGCGCTCGACGCGGCGGTTTTCACGAGCGACTACAAACGCGCGATGCGGATGGCAGAGCGCATCGACGCCGGTGCGGTCCGGATCAACGGCGCGCCGAGCCACGGCCTCGGGGACGTGCCCTTCGGCGGCAACAAGGACTCGGGGATCGGCCGCGAAGGCCTCGACGCCTCGATCCACGCAATGATGCGCGAGAGGAGCATTATCCTGTAG